The Couchioplanes caeruleus sequence GACCGCGCGGGTGAGATCCGGGTCGTCGACCACACCCAGTGCGGCGTTTCCCGGGTACGGACTGCCGGTGCGGTGCGCGAGCCGGGTCACGTCGCCGCCCTCCTCGTCGATCGCGACGAGGGCGTCCGGCCGTACCGATCGCAGCTCGGCGGTGAGCCGGGCGACCTGATCGCGGTCGACGACGTTCGCGCCGAAGAGGGTGTGCCCGGCCAGGCCGTCGGTGAGCAGCGCCAACGCCCGAGCGGGCGGTGAGGTACCGGCAAAAGCCGCAAGCAGGGTGCGCAGGGCGAGGCGGCGCAGTCCCGGGTCGATCGCCATGGTTACCTTCCTCGGTGGGGCCCTGTTCTGCGGTGCCGGCGAGCTGTCATGATCGCTGAACGTCTATTGGACACGCCGAACGGCCAGTATGTGCTGACCGTTACGCTGCGGCTACGCAAGAGTGCCGACAACGCACGAGGATTTGTCGAAAAGTAGGGGAAGTAATGGCTGCCACCCGCCTGCCGGGCACCCCCCGGTTGCTGCGCGCGCTCAACGATCGCGCGGCACTCGAGCTGCTGCTCTCGAAGGGGCCGCTGACCCGCGCGCAGCTCGGTGAGATGACCGGGTTGAGCAAGGTCACCGCCTCGCAGCTCGTCGAGCGGCTCGAGGAGCGCGGGCTGGTCCGGCGCGTGGGCGAGCAGGCCGGTGGCCGGGGGCCGAACGCGCAGCTCTACGCGGTCGCTCCCGGCAGTGCGCACGTCATCGGCGTCGAGGTCCTGCCGGACCGGGTCGTCGCCGCCTGCGCCGACATCACCGGCGAGATCGTCGGCCGCAGCGAGCAGACCACCCACGACAGCGATGATCCCGTACGCGCGGTGCACGGCGCCGTGATGCAGGCCGCGACCGAGGCCGGTACCGACCTCGACTCGATCCACCGCGTGGTGCTCGGCACCCCCGGCCTTGTCGACCCGAAGACCAGCGAGGTCTCGTTCGCGTTCGACCTGCCGCGCTGGCACCGCGGCCTGCTCGCCGAGCTGCGCAAGGACCTCAGTACGCCGGTGGTGTTCGGCAACGACGTCAACCTCGCCGCGATCGCCGAGCAGCACACCGGCGCCGCCCGGGGCGTCGACGACTTCGTCCTCATCTGGGTGGGCCGCGGCGTCGGCCTCGCGATGGTGATCGGCGGCAGGCTGCACCAGGGCAGCACCGGTGCCGCCGGCGAGATCGGCTACCTGCCCGTCGCCGGGGTGGAAGTGCCGCACCACGTCTCTGAGCGTGGCGTGAAGGGTGCGTACCAGACCCTGGTGGCCTCGGATGCGGCGAAGGCGATCGGCAAGCAGTACGGCTTCGAGGGCGAGGAGTC is a genomic window containing:
- a CDS encoding ROK family transcriptional regulator translates to MAATRLPGTPRLLRALNDRAALELLLSKGPLTRAQLGEMTGLSKVTASQLVERLEERGLVRRVGEQAGGRGPNAQLYAVAPGSAHVIGVEVLPDRVVAACADITGEIVGRSEQTTHDSDDPVRAVHGAVMQAATEAGTDLDSIHRVVLGTPGLVDPKTSEVSFAFDLPRWHRGLLAELRKDLSTPVVFGNDVNLAAIAEQHTGAARGVDDFVLIWVGRGVGLAMVIGGRLHQGSTGAAGEIGYLPVAGVEVPHHVSERGVKGAYQTLVASDAAKAIGKQYGFEGEESADVVRAAVAAGDAGAPVLDELARRLALGVAATCVVLDPPLVVLAGEVSQAGGVALAERVEAEVASITLVTPKVVISEVAAEPVLRGALLTALDAVRDEVFGSTTA